Within Wyeomyia smithii strain HCP4-BCI-WySm-NY-G18 chromosome 2, ASM2978416v1, whole genome shotgun sequence, the genomic segment GTAAAAAGCTAGTCTTATTGAATGTGTTGGCCAACTTTTTGATGTTTGCGATAGCCGGTTTTATAACCTACCATTGCTTCAATAAAGCTACGGTACTGTTTTCATGGCATCCGACTTTCATGAGCATTGGGGTAAGAATATATACAGAACGATGTTATTTAAAGCTATTTATGTTAATAAATTTATCTTCCAGTACCTAATTTTAATGTCCCAGGCGATACTGACCTTCTCTGGAGCAAATCTACTCACCTACAATAGACATCATAAGACTAAATTATACCTACACTGGCTTCTGCAGGTCACTGGTGCAACTTTTATAACTATCGCGTTTGTGTGCATTTTTGTTAACAAGGTTCGCATGGGAAAGTCACACTTTCAGACAACCCACGGTCTGTTCGGCCTTATAACGGTCATAGCAACACTGATATCCATTGGTGGCGGTGTATTCACCAAGTATGGTTTTCAACTGAGGCACTTAATCAGACCTATTTATTCTAAAATTAACCACGGAATAGCTGGCACCATAACTTACATGCTAGGTATGATTACCATCGGACTGGGAATATATTCTGTCTGGTTCCAGGAAGATAACAACGCACAAGTTCGACTGGCGTTACTGATAGGGTTGATTTCAGTTTCGTTATACGTTGTGATCAACCCTGTTACAGCAACTATAAGCAGAGTTAAAACAGCTTTGAGGACCACGCTTTAAGCAAAGCGTTTTTGTGTTGAGCCGTAACAGGctctttaataaataaaaaggaTCAGTTGCTAAGCATAtttattggattttttttacatttaatacAACGAATATTTTTCTCTatgtttgttttttctttatCATTTTCTCGTCATCATCGTTCACTATGAGCAGTAGACCTCCTAGAACAAGCGCAGTGCCAAACCACCACCATATACTTGTTTGCTCTTGAAAAATTAGCCATCCAAATAACGCCTTTGTATTTGACAGAAAAGTATAGCTAATATCAATATTACCAATCTATAAAGTAGTACATACTCACCGATACGATGTAGTTAGTAGCTGCACTCACCAATGAGGCCACCAGGGTTCCCCCATTTGTATGAAGTGCCTTGACAAAAAATCGCCAGACGCAAGCGTTCAGCATGACCATGATACCAATGCATAAGATTTGAATCAGCAGCTGGAACTGTAAAAAATAAagacaatacatttttttgtcTCTCACCatgcatacatttttttaaataaaagttttCATTCCAATCGTCCCATCGCTCAATTTTTATAGCTcttattaaaattttcatagCGAATAAAATTATTCTGCGTCAAATATTCTCTATACGCCGATCTCATACAAGATTTAAACTACAGCATGTAATCAACGAATATTGTTGGAATGCGCAGTAAAAGAGATTACATTCAAAATTCAAGCGTCAAGCCGACTCGATTTCTTTCTATTCGTTTTTATAAACGCAACCTGGTAAACGATTTGTCCATCATCAGCAACAGATCATGATACGAAAGTCACGAATGTGATAAAACATAATAAAACGGTGGTCATATTACAGtcacaatgaaaaaaatattcgcaACAGATTAAGTATATTGTTCTGTCGTTCATCTTTTCAGAAAAATCGggcaaataattttatttatctttGTGCACGTTCCACAAATTATCTTTGTGCTCATTGGTCTACTGAGCGCAAAGCCAGCACGCTATACTATCAAGACTTCAGCGTAGCGGGCGTTATTTTTGCAATAATAATTCGATGAAGTGATCAGAATAGCTCAAGCGGgtctattttaaaattttcaatatttttttccttaacAAGGTTTGTCATCAAATCCAACCCGTGAACGATGGTTTTAGTAAAATCTTTATTCTTAAGTTTTTCAATGATGTACACATATATTATAGCTTGACGAAATATACATTTAGCGTGACAAATGATAAAAGTAAAATTCGATTAAAAATAGATCTGAGCGTGGCTGATGCTGTTTTACGTTGAACTGAGGATTTCATCAATCAGGCGAAGGATTccgatttttagttttcgtTTTTGATCCATATTCATTGACTGGATGTCGGGAATGAGACTTTTGAAGAAATTGTTATCTGCATCGGCGGTATTGGCAGAGTACTGTGTTTGCTGTCGCGGTGTACTAAATCCGCAAGTAGCGACTGTCTGTTCGGGTATTACCGGAGTAGATGTGTACAGAGGGGTTGTTGTTTGCTGGGGTGCAGCAACGGTGTATGTGAACTGCTTAATATTTAGTGGGTCCTTCTGCTTCACTACCTGAGGAGTACTCGCAACAGGCGTTGCTACTGCTGCCAGTGATTGTACTACTTCGATTCTTGGCTGCTTAGATGGAGTTGCTTCGAAGATTTCATATGTGGTAGTAGTAGTGGTGGTTTCTTGTGTCTGTTGATCCTGACTCATGGGAAGAATTTTAATTGATTTAATAATACTTTGCTTAATCTGTTGATGGTCATCTTCTTGTACGTCAATAGTTTCAACTTCTTGATCACCTTCCTCGTCATCCTCTTCATCCTCGTCATGTTTTAATAACTCGCCGCTGTTGCCACTTTTTAGCCAGATTGTATCTTCGGATTCGTAAGTCGCACTTTCTCCGTCTTTCATTTTAAGATAGGGAATCACAAACTGCATGTGATTAAACAAGTAGTACGGCTTTCTCCGGAAGTTTGATGCATTATCAGTGTTATCGCGCACCGATTTCAGATACCTTGTCATGCAGCAACGCAAATTTCTCCAGCGTTTTTTACACATATCGACGCTTTCATTAACCGAAGCCGACACCGCTTGCCAGGCTTTGTCTTGCACCTGAACCTGCTTGTATTCTGTGCTGCTACTATTGAACAGGCAAGGATGCTTCTTCACTTCTGCTACGAAGGAAATGTTGAATTGCTGGTCCTCCGGAGTCATCTTTGTAGGGCCCATTTTGATATCGTGCTAATGCACCTGCAGCAGCTAGTTATTTCACAGATATTCTCAAATACTGTTTTATTACTTCTTTTAGGTCTATTGGTGGTAATTAATGTTTTCCCagcaaaattttcaaacaatcaCAAAACTTACAAACAACACAGACGTCATAAATTCTACTTTGACAGTTTTTAAAGAACCCACTGTCAAAAAGATATTCGACAATTTGCTAGTTACACGATTGATGGTTTCTGCTCTATATCGATTCTTTTATTTCTACccagagaaaaacaaaatggcgccCTACGTAGAcaccccgcataatcaatattTATAAGACGTGCATAACATCCCACTGTCCCGaccagtgtgtcgaacagttgacatttttgcatgacaccctatcgaaaaatactgttgcttctcttgctgacttcgacagcagcgttcaactgtacgcttctctatttgagagaatgGTGAGACTAAAGGCCCACACGGATAGgtaacgattctcttttgttccgatctccagccgcttcgatatctctactgtcgcattgtgcgaatgacaataattggcaatcatgcgacagttaagcacagtaataagatggaaaattaataattactaTGTATGTACTGCCGAAAATTATCATCGATCGTGTACACCAGAAAATTTGAATCCCAACTTctaaacttttttattcgaaaatagttcgctgtagcgaaagtctcatccaaatttagcatatttaatcaaaaacaggacaataaaagcatgaatcttacaaattcgATTAACGTCCTCGTGCCCAAATAAAAATCGACGCTAAGTAATTTGATTCCACctcaattcgtaataaatgcaataaataccaCAGAtagctacagtcaataacacacgagccagagattgtctatacATTGACAACAATATGAaaagaagtgagcgagagaattgttgttcatattaaattcgtgacaaaaagcaagagatgAAGCAGATCGTATGcaacttcggtagcggctactgtcgcgtagtgtttcattccacagtggTAATCACAAAAATCTCGCAACTGTCGTGTGATtactgtagcgtaccagtacatttccCTACCCTGGTCCCGACTGTGTGCATTACCATCTATTCATGACTCTCGTTTATTACGGATTGCCGCGCACATTTTCGAAATTTCTTTTTGGAAAGAATGCCATGTAAATGTTGTTCTAACTCAACATAAAGTTTCAATTACATAAGTCAGTTTACTaataatatatttatataattttatataatataaaaataaaaaaatgttagttCCATTTTTGGTTCACGAATTCGAAAATCTCAAAAGGTAATGTTTTCTAGATccttagatgaagaaaaaaaaaatttttttagatcATAATCTGTATACGACTGATTTAACGAAAACAcagaaaaatgtcaaataaaGTTCGGAGCGGCGAAAATCGAAATGTAAATTTGTCAACATGCATCATCGAGTGGCACgactgtttgtctgtggtataatatcaaccaaatatcaaaatttttagtacagtcgtcgttcgctaactgcaacatCTTTACATTGCaattatcgaatgccgttcgataactgcaacacttgacacatgccaaaatttagaggtcactaccatttttgttttcaatgatgtcgaaatgtattttttaatggaatagtggcaaaaaatagtagaaaactaaaataggcaagctttttGGTTGATCAATTTGATAGTCATATTttcgcatcataatttattgcgttttagtaactacttaacataaccaatatgtaggcgaagataaagttcatcactacagaagaccattttacgagacgtttctgaactcaagtCATGActaaaattttgacagaaagctcggaaccgctgagcGCTGAACACatgtaaaagcaacatcaatgtcagcaggatccgtgacacctgtcgattcctaaaatggtctatttaacgctaggtcacaaaatattgtttgtgatctactatgcactgcctcactgagtagtgaaagctagccaaacaatgcacaaggaatattttttttctcttataataattacggaaagtgaaccacataacatggtgattttgcttcagtGATTAATGGTGGAGATCTGAGAGGGAGAAATGGATACGAAGCTGtttgagtgtcaaaatgaaccagaatgagctgtcactgACTGTCAATTTCAACCAAGAGAAAAAAGCGTTGTTTTTGTaaagagtattgttataactgaacgTTATCGcgttgcttgaaaaaatattcatcgcaaacagtttttgtattcattgtcgttttacaaaatattttggtttattttaacGTGAAGTAATGAATTTcatatctcccagctggtctcgaggtacgatgctagcctaacaagccagtcgtcgtatgttcgagtctcggctcgggagagactgttattgtcagtaggatcgtagcgctagccccgcaattgtcctgtacactcaacagttggctgcgaagtctgtgtataataaacagaaggtcgagttccgatacggaatgtagcaccaaggctttgcttttaatgaatttcataggCTTTAAGTAATATTCATGTTAGTGAACTTCGAATCTTAAACTTGGATTTAAGGCTCTGGTTACTATTTCGGACACAATTCATCACGGcctcgtttcacaaaatagtgagaagtaggattgtaaaatttttgaaactgcATGAAACCCCGAAAAACCTGCCTTACAGGTTACGCTCTCGTACACATTTTcagaaagtctgcgcaaatatatataaactcaaaactctgaagaaacttttatgcaacggcaaattgaaaaaacgcagactcgaaaaatttgtgttttacaaacaaatttgcacattcagtatttCTTATGTTACTAGAAACTTCGtgtgagtcatgcatgcgttacagcaagaagattgcTACACGCTACCAAAAAAACGACGCATGTCTgtattctctgttttgagtgtagtattcgtttctccctcccaggtggagatctataatcttccatctagaatgaagagacaagtaaacgaaatcgaaaaaaatcgagaaaaatgaaaaacaccttttgaaatgtttctagagattcaacaattttcattttcgaatgcatttagaatcagTGTTGCGATTAGAGTGCGAAAATAAAACCTTCTCCACACTCCTGCCGGAGCACGAGCAGCATGGTATGTTTTCCAAATCATATTCGCACACTTTGGTGAAGCTCCTGAAAGCTCACGGCTCCAGCCGGAGCGCGACTAGCAAAAGCAACACTCCGGTTACTCTTTTATATTCAACGCTCCGACGCGATATTTATCACGCCGGAGGGCACCTATATGAGCGAACACCAGGAGTGAGTCGATTGCTATGATTGAATTTGGGCGCAAATGtaatttgaaccacatgtttgaTACAATGTACCTATGTTATCATACGATAGTTTGCGCCAAATGCTGCGTATGAGGTATCTCTCTTGCTATGAAATGTCGGCCTTTTGCTCAGATAACTGGAGATTATTAAAAGGTTAGACCAGACATGAGGAAAACACAGCACACCAGAGCGCGTGGGGTccatctgctaacaaacaccacgcagggctattcctattaccctccgtcgctagctaaagacaaaacactggagagccCTTCGTGAACACGCGAGCCGAGggtttttaacttcggcacatgaggcaaccgagggctcGCAGTTTCGCGAAACACACAAGTATTGGTCGCCACGACGAGATCGACAATGGTATAATATTGGAAAGCTTTACGGTAGTcatcgcatacaaccacctgcaattttttttcgtatGTACTTTAGTAAACATGatgcgtttgagaaaacacgcGTGAGGGGTAAGTGCCCCGGCAGCGGTTCCTCCGTCAGATTGTCTACAGCATTCTAATGCGAAACCTGCCAAATAGCAACCGCTATCGATGTAGTGTGATTCATTACCAGATATAAAATTGCATCACCTCGGCAGTGGTCGCTCTTCGGCAGGATTTGCATCAGGAAGCTACAAAAAACCTGACGGAGAAACCGCAGCCGGAGTAGTTCCATACCCTAcatgaatttttcaaacagaattGTGATCGtttatattacaaaaaaaatcagaaaatgttCTCCATGTTTTTGCACAGTGGTAGAAATTATTTAGGTTTATTTCATCAGCATATAAAAAATACAGTCTTTAAAAATATTCAGTATACATATGTATATGTATTTTCTCTGCGATATGCCACTTCAATTGCTATTATGCCGtttcaaaaaaatgcaaaaaaaaacaacctgcAATGTAAATGTGCTACTTGTGGTTTTAATGGCGTTGAGTTTAATTTTGAACGGTCCGAACAGATTACTATTAAGATAAACTACAATATGATCATCACTCTTTCGTCCGCCTTAACttatatattaaatttcaaaaaaccaaTTCGAATTTGGCATAACTGATACATTAAAATAATCGTATTTTGCATTTACCTGTTTTACGTGGAAATGCACAATATTAAGTCATATAATATTTATACCAAATGTGCTTGGTGTGAAATGGAAAACGGAGTTTGGATGTACAGCCGGAATTCGTTGATTGGAACACGGCTGCCACCCAACTAGCGAATCGTGTTCGTTAAggctgtagtacactctttgacccagcatcaaatatttgtcactttttgacagataaaattttcacagatttcTAGTCGGAGATAATTGTTCGTCAAAATTATTTGACAAACTTATTACACTAAGAAAATATTTATCGCTGGTTCATTTCTCGGTTGATTGATTATCGAAAAATGTCGTTGTCAAAAAAACGCATGTATCCATGACCGTTCACCAAGAGAAAATTTGTCTGTTTGTCATTTACGAGTTTTTAAAACTATGTCAAAGAAAATAAACTTCGTTCTTCTGTCTTGCTGCTGTGATAAATGTATTTGGTCCatacttttgacgtaggactacgtctaaccgcactatatcgagatacattccgcgaaaactaaaaccaatatgtaacgtcggaatacaaggtttcaaacggttatactgatgtaaccacatgattgATCATAATAATCGATATGTCGtcggattgataaaatgatggacaattttgtgattcttcaattttcattatcacttcatttttaaacagtgaaaattgaataaaatttcaaggtcgaattttgaccaacaatgtaccaatcatatgcgagcacgcctggcacagacttcatgaatagacaccaactgcctgctgtgatatcctgtatagcagtggcaaaaaaaagtttgacagaatctccccgtcccaataggtcaactaatgttagcttccatgagcctagactattttgatgtcttgaaggtgaagcctTTTCGAAaggttcgtaaccacctccactatcagacagtattacgttctgctgttaacaaatatgttaatgttaattaaactgatgtcttgaaggagaatatgatggcacaggcaacagtactgcaccgagcaatgcatgaacagagcgctggttactcgtcgtctatcagtgcaaaaaaactcgatattcatttttgtgtagTCAAGCAAAGTGAAAACTaaattgccgctgttgacgcacagtggggcgtggaacacaatacaattgccgtttgaattgtcttcttcttcttcttgtttcgtatagcagcaaatatcagaattcaatatgatttttcggatgcCGCAAAAcacgctgcgccgccggggacaacaaaatgtgttttttatttttgaactctacactctgttttttttcaggtttatttaaataactgaatatagatCTTTGAATAGATAGTTAAacaagctgtactgatgattatattttactaactAAATGAATTTTGTCCAATATGACAATgttagttgcatcccgcggtggcggtatagaggaaaaccaaattcatttaattttgatattagagttgtatttgtatttttcaattgaattttttttgaattagcatttgcaagataatataactttccataaccttacttgtaattgacaacgctatgcaaacattaattgctgcggctaatgttgtgcatcaatctagcccagtttattttcgaaaaaaacagacataactttcaaatatggtatcttcgttgttctttggtatcttgaaactgatcaaattttttctgattgattctgtatactgataaaatgtttaaattgacctgaattgaatgttaacatgttcataaaattctatgtcaatttcaaattttctgtgaatatacattttctactaaaactgtaattcgttatcgatattttttccacgagcttgtaactgcaggaaaaaaatttaggtgacatctttgccgctttgtgatcggtgagtgagccaacttcaacaagacaaatagatatagaagaaagtttaatttctactaaatcgtactctactctactaaatcgtactcaattaaatattttattttggttGCCTTTTTGCTTAGGTATCAAAAAAAATTCGGTGTATTAGAGTggaaggtattcatcaatggtccagaaaccaaattcaggagaaaatttgggtctagagctctatagcaatattttagagaaaaactttcttctacaaatttgttacatatgataaagcgcttattgaaaacgTATCAAAAATTAAGGTGATCAAAActttcgatgctatcaagtatctaacttttttattttgtagatagaaaaccttgttctacaattttatagctccaataattttaagtaactttgcgaaaaaaagtttttctctaaaacattgctatagagctctagacctagacccaaatttcccccaaaatttggtttctgaaccattgtcaatgttaaagagaatattttttcttcgaaaatagagtgctgcaaagaaataatcaaaatacagaccccgttcgattttggcaacacgccagagttttttttctgttgccaaaatcaaaccatgccaataatgaacggttcttttttcatgacttttttggctttttaaatggtcaaagaggaccttaacagtagaaatggccaccaatgaactagttttagttccaagtcgtttgagatgtcgcttgatgaaattggggtgacgacctagatacttgatattaccacctgaaccaaaataccttccttttggaagatgttgagcttaaattggttaaaataaatcaagcaaactataaaagtaaaacgagctcaaatcaaacttagcttcaaaataaaaatataaaattattgtagtcctacgtcaactatgcggtcgtgtcttggataccaccctcctactattttataCTTAAAATCCAACGAAAAGCAGCATGATAAAGCGCAAGCACATCACTCTTCTTTCTGCCTAAAAAATGGAGGATCGCGACGCTGGATATTTCCGGTGAAGGCGTTAAAGAAATTAAAGAACAAACAACCTAACAATAAATCTCTGATTTACacacaaaatgttgtagatgtaTAACATGTACTATTTAAATTACGCGATTGATTATGTCAGAGATGATCTGCATGAAGTGTCCAGCTAGTAGCGCTGAGGAACAAACATATCAATACTGAATGAATTAAGCGTAACAACTAAAcatatttacaaatttttcacaacaataaataatatattatattttagtaatttttttttcatttctcggaCCCCTTACTTAAAAGCATTTGAATGATGTTGACTTCTGATATTAGAGTGCTTTATAGTTGGGTGACGGCCTAGCGAACACTTAACGAGCGAATTACCACTGTATATGAGAAATTC encodes:
- the LOC129724653 gene encoding uncharacterized protein LOC129724653; the protein is MGPTKMTPEDQQFNISFVAEVKKHPCLFNSSSTEYKQVQVQDKAWQAVSASVNESVDMCKKRWRNLRCCMTRYLKSVRDNTDNASNFRRKPYYLFNHMQFVIPYLKMKDGESATYESEDTIWLKSGNSGELLKHDEDEEDDEEGDQEVETIDVQEDDHQQIKQSIIKSIKILPMSQDQQTQETTTTTTTYEIFEATPSKQPRIEVVQSLAAVATPVASTPQVVKQKDPLNIKQFTYTVAAPQQTTTPLYTSTPVIPEQTVATCGFSTPRQQTQYSANTADADNNFFKSLIPDIQSMNMDQKRKLKIGILRLIDEILSST
- the LOC129724652 gene encoding transmembrane reductase CYB561D2-like, which encodes MLKHETGSETTSIPYKSLKHYGATGNPQSDHNRNNYSKDPAASLTRTVTNEHSESAPLSYQNNLINNSTVMDEVEADEIISASEALGKRETGSQSQREHERTQRTSSPVRMLSKKLVLLNVLANFLMFAIAGFITYHCFNKATVLFSWHPTFMSIGYLILMSQAILTFSGANLLTYNRHHKTKLYLHWLLQVTGATFITIAFVCIFVNKVRMGKSHFQTTHGLFGLITVIATLISIGGGVFTKYGFQLRHLIRPIYSKINHGIAGTITYMLGMITIGLGIYSVWFQEDNNAQVRLALLIGLISVSLYVVINPVTATISRVKTALRTTL
- the LOC129724654 gene encoding uncharacterized protein LOC129724654, which codes for MDKVQSKPYYAIVSGLCASTASFFGKLSSLGEYLAENFGNQQFQLLIQILCIGIMVMLNACVWRFFVKALHTNGGTLVASLVSAATNYIVSALFGWLIFQEQTSIWWWFGTALVLGGLLLIVNDDDEKMIKKKQT